One Amycolatopsis thermophila DNA segment encodes these proteins:
- a CDS encoding thiolase family protein codes for MRDAVIVEAVRTPVGKRDGGLSGVHPVDLSAHVLRGLAERSGIDPAEVEDVVWGCVSQAGEQTGDIGRNAVLAAGWPESVTGVTVDRQCGSSQQSVHFAAAGLIAGHYDVVVAGGVESMSRVPMGFSAQGKNPLGEQVLTRYDNVRPNQGIGAEMIVERWGLSRTQVDEFSLASHEKAAAAQDSGAFDEQLLPLAGVTADEGVRRGGSLEKLAKLKPAFREDGVITAGNSSQISDGAAALLMTTSEKAAQLGLRPIARVHTAVLAGDDPVIMLTAPIPATRKALQRSGLSISDIGVFEVNEAFAPVPMAWLAETGADAKALNPHGGAIALGHPLGASGARIMTTLVHHMRAAGIRYGLQTMCEGGGQANATILELIA; via the coding sequence GTGCGGGACGCGGTGATCGTGGAAGCGGTGCGGACGCCGGTGGGCAAGCGGGACGGCGGCCTGTCCGGGGTGCACCCGGTGGACCTGTCGGCGCACGTGCTGCGCGGCCTCGCCGAGCGGAGCGGGATCGACCCGGCCGAGGTCGAGGACGTGGTGTGGGGTTGTGTCAGCCAGGCCGGTGAGCAGACCGGCGACATCGGCCGCAACGCGGTGCTGGCCGCGGGCTGGCCGGAGAGCGTCACCGGCGTGACCGTGGACCGGCAGTGCGGCTCGTCGCAGCAGAGCGTGCACTTCGCCGCCGCCGGGCTGATCGCGGGCCACTACGACGTGGTGGTGGCCGGCGGGGTCGAGTCGATGAGCCGCGTGCCGATGGGCTTTTCCGCGCAGGGGAAGAACCCGCTGGGCGAGCAGGTCCTGACCCGCTACGACAACGTGCGGCCCAACCAGGGCATCGGCGCGGAGATGATCGTCGAACGGTGGGGCCTGTCCCGCACCCAGGTCGACGAGTTCTCGCTGGCCTCGCACGAGAAGGCGGCCGCCGCGCAGGACTCGGGCGCGTTCGACGAGCAGCTGCTGCCGCTGGCCGGGGTCACGGCCGACGAGGGCGTGCGGCGTGGCGGGTCGCTGGAGAAGCTGGCCAAGCTCAAGCCCGCGTTCCGCGAAGATGGCGTCATCACCGCGGGCAACAGCTCGCAGATCAGCGACGGCGCGGCCGCGCTGCTGATGACCACCAGCGAGAAGGCGGCCCAGCTCGGGCTGCGGCCGATCGCCCGCGTGCACACCGCCGTGCTCGCCGGGGACGACCCGGTGATCATGCTGACCGCGCCCATCCCGGCCACGCGGAAGGCCCTGCAGCGCAGCGGTCTGTCGATCTCCGACATCGGCGTGTTCGAGGTCAACGAGGCGTTCGCGCCGGTGCCGATGGCGTGGCTCGCGGAGACCGGCGCTGACGCCAAGGCGCTCAACCCGCACGGCGGCGCGATCGCGCTCGGCCACCCGCTCGGCGCGAGCGGTGCGCGCATCATGACCACGCTCGTGCACCACATGCGCGCGGCCGGCATCCGCTACGGCCTGCAGACCATGTGCGAAGGCGGCGGGCAGGCCAACGCCACGATCCTGGAGCTGATCGCATGA
- a CDS encoding L-threonylcarbamoyladenylate synthase, which yields MAKYFDVHPDNPQRRAIGQIVDLLRQDGLIAYPTDSAYALGCQLGNRDGLDRIRSIRHLDDRHHFTLVCRDFAQLGQFVHVDNTVFRAIKAATPGSYTFILPATKEVPRRLLHPKKKTVGVRIPDHVVVQALLDELGEPLVSSTLLLPDHAEPLTQGWEIKDELDHVLDAVVDSGDCGTEPTTVIDFSAGEPEIVRKGAGDPARFE from the coding sequence ATGGCGAAGTACTTCGACGTGCACCCGGACAACCCCCAGCGTCGCGCGATCGGACAGATCGTCGACCTGCTGCGGCAGGACGGCCTGATCGCCTACCCCACCGACTCCGCCTACGCGCTGGGCTGCCAGCTCGGCAACCGGGACGGCCTGGACCGCATCCGGTCGATCCGCCACCTCGACGACCGGCACCACTTCACGCTCGTCTGCCGCGACTTCGCCCAGCTCGGCCAGTTCGTGCACGTCGACAACACGGTGTTCCGCGCCATCAAGGCCGCCACGCCCGGTAGTTACACGTTCATCCTCCCGGCCACGAAAGAAGTACCGCGGCGGCTGCTGCACCCGAAGAAGAAAACCGTCGGTGTGCGCATCCCCGACCACGTCGTCGTGCAGGCGCTGCTCGACGAGCTGGGCGAGCCGCTGGTGTCGAGCACCCTGCTGCTGCCCGACCACGCCGAGCCGCTGACGCAGGGCTGGGAGATCAAGGACGAGCTGGACCACGTGCTCGACGCCGTGGTCGACTCCGGCGACTGCGGCACCGAGCCCACCACGGTGATCGACTTCTCCGCGGGCGAGCCGGAGATCGTCCGAAAGGGTGCCGGCGACCCCGCACGTTTCGAATAG
- a CDS encoding acyl-CoA dehydrogenase family protein — MQLVLDTEQQQLRSTVRKLLADHNHVRSVVDGDESYDRVLWRHLAELGLTGLVVPEEHGGAGAGHVERCLVLEELGRALAPVPFLASAVLAVDALMALGDTGLLPALASGERIGAVAVSGVDGSWGPAPVAATERDGGWVLEGTAPFVISGDVADVFVVYTESGWFVAEDARRTPLTTLDPTRGQAKLEFSATPARRLDTADPAAVLEKVRDLASVALAAEQVGGIAKVLETTVEYAKVRVQFGRAIGSYQSVKHACADLYSTSERAESLLRHAAWVADHEPEALPLAAATTQVFTGPAYFAAAASGLQLHGGIGYTWEHDAHLYYKRAKSSELLFGGQDEQLARLAGRLAEVR, encoded by the coding sequence GTGCAGCTGGTGCTCGACACCGAACAGCAGCAACTGCGGTCGACGGTGCGCAAACTGCTCGCCGACCACAACCACGTCCGTTCCGTTGTGGACGGTGACGAGAGCTACGACCGCGTGCTGTGGCGGCACCTGGCCGAGCTGGGGTTGACCGGGCTCGTCGTGCCGGAGGAGCACGGCGGCGCCGGCGCGGGACACGTCGAACGGTGCCTGGTGCTCGAGGAACTGGGCCGTGCCCTGGCGCCGGTGCCGTTCCTCGCCTCCGCCGTTCTGGCGGTCGACGCGCTGATGGCGCTGGGCGACACCGGACTCCTGCCGGCGCTGGCCTCCGGCGAGAGGATCGGGGCCGTCGCCGTGTCCGGTGTGGACGGTTCGTGGGGACCGGCTCCGGTGGCCGCCACCGAGCGCGACGGCGGCTGGGTGCTGGAGGGGACCGCACCGTTCGTCATCTCCGGCGACGTCGCCGACGTCTTCGTGGTCTACACGGAGTCCGGGTGGTTCGTGGCCGAAGACGCGCGGCGCACACCGCTGACGACGCTCGACCCGACGCGCGGTCAGGCGAAGCTGGAGTTCTCCGCCACCCCGGCGCGCCGGCTCGACACGGCGGATCCGGCGGCGGTGCTGGAGAAGGTGCGCGACCTCGCGTCCGTGGCCCTGGCGGCGGAGCAGGTCGGCGGGATCGCGAAGGTGCTGGAGACGACCGTCGAGTACGCCAAGGTGCGGGTGCAGTTCGGCCGCGCCATCGGGTCGTACCAGTCGGTCAAGCACGCGTGCGCGGACCTCTACAGCACGAGCGAACGCGCCGAATCCCTGCTGCGCCACGCGGCCTGGGTGGCCGACCACGAGCCGGAGGCTCTGCCGCTGGCCGCGGCCACCACCCAGGTGTTCACCGGACCGGCGTACTTCGCGGCAGCGGCTTCCGGGCTGCAGCTGCACGGCGGCATCGGCTACACCTGGGAACACGACGCGCACCTGTACTACAAGCGGGCCAAGAGCAGCGAGCTGCTGTTCGGCGGCCAGGACGAGCAGCTGGCCCGGCTCGCCGGGCGGCTGGCGGAGGTTCGGTGA
- a CDS encoding acyl-CoA dehydrogenase family protein, translated as MSEFREKVRAWLAANVPGDEELETAKRFQTALYDAGFAGITWPEEFGGQGLTAAEQQIFDQESARYDLPTSVFRIGMGMCGPTIVDLGTPEQKARYIPPLLRGDEIWCQLFSEPGAGSDVASLQTRAVRDGDEWVINGQKVWTTVAHLADFGALLARTDPDVPKHQGLTMFLIDMHDPAVTVRPLKDMTGRAPFNEVYFENLRVPADAVLGQVGQGWLAAVTMLGHERVSIGGFVRKRHDPLAHANLAETARKYGRDTDPVVQAELAKLYAAERALALFNTRLRQEADAGTPPGARGSVAKLAGAQLMQQAVAVAGLIGGPRVAAWDPDDPAGDELALAINQTPSSSIAGGTDQIQRTIIGDRILGLPREPVVDRDVPFRELRVGTQRPA; from the coding sequence ATGAGCGAGTTCCGTGAGAAGGTCCGGGCGTGGCTCGCCGCCAACGTGCCGGGCGACGAGGAGCTGGAGACGGCCAAGCGGTTCCAGACCGCGCTCTACGACGCGGGATTCGCCGGCATCACCTGGCCCGAGGAGTTCGGCGGGCAGGGTCTCACCGCCGCCGAGCAGCAGATCTTCGATCAGGAGTCGGCCCGCTACGACCTGCCCACCTCGGTGTTCCGCATCGGCATGGGCATGTGCGGTCCGACGATCGTCGACCTGGGCACGCCCGAGCAGAAGGCGCGCTACATCCCGCCGCTGCTGCGCGGCGACGAGATCTGGTGCCAGCTGTTCTCCGAGCCGGGCGCCGGGTCCGACGTCGCGAGCCTGCAGACCCGCGCGGTCCGGGACGGGGACGAGTGGGTGATCAACGGGCAGAAGGTGTGGACGACGGTCGCGCACCTCGCCGATTTCGGCGCGCTGCTCGCCCGCACCGACCCGGACGTGCCCAAGCACCAGGGCCTGACCATGTTCCTCATCGACATGCACGACCCGGCGGTCACCGTGCGGCCCCTGAAGGACATGACCGGGCGCGCGCCGTTCAACGAGGTGTACTTCGAGAACCTCCGGGTCCCGGCCGACGCGGTCCTCGGGCAGGTCGGCCAGGGCTGGCTCGCCGCGGTCACGATGCTCGGCCACGAGCGCGTGTCCATCGGCGGGTTCGTGCGCAAGCGGCACGACCCGCTGGCACACGCGAACCTCGCCGAGACCGCGCGCAAGTACGGCCGCGACACCGATCCGGTCGTCCAGGCCGAGCTGGCGAAGCTGTACGCGGCGGAGCGGGCGCTGGCGCTGTTCAACACGCGGCTGCGGCAGGAGGCCGACGCCGGCACGCCGCCGGGCGCCCGCGGCTCGGTCGCCAAGCTGGCCGGCGCCCAGTTGATGCAGCAGGCCGTGGCGGTCGCCGGGCTGATCGGCGGGCCACGGGTCGCCGCGTGGGACCCGGACGACCCGGCGGGCGACGAACTGGCGCTGGCGATCAACCAGACGCCGTCGTCGAGCATCGCCGGCGGCACCGACCAGATCCAGCGCACGATCATCGGGGACCGGATCCTCGGACTGCCCCGCGAACCCGTCGTCGACCGGGACGTGCCCTTCCGCGAGCTGCGGGTGGGCACGCAGCGCCCCGCCTGA
- a CDS encoding SDR family NAD(P)-dependent oxidoreductase — translation MTNPFDLSGHASVITGGNSGIGLAMAHALAAAGAGVAIWGTNAERNDQAVAELSRHGTTVLAVRCDVGDEEAVDTAMAQSVEALGRLDSCFVNAGLAGTGTRFTETSLEEFRRVTRVDLDGAFLTLRAAARVMLAQGTGGSLVGTSSVAAVQGQPRGQAYAASKAGLTAMIKSIAIELARHGIRANAVLPGWVHTPLAAPALDSEGFQRRVLPRMPVGRWGRPDDFGALAVYLASPASAFHTADTITVDGGYLSF, via the coding sequence ATGACCAACCCGTTCGACCTCAGCGGACACGCGTCGGTGATCACCGGCGGCAACTCGGGAATCGGCCTCGCGATGGCGCACGCGCTGGCCGCCGCCGGAGCCGGCGTCGCCATCTGGGGCACCAACGCCGAGCGCAACGACCAGGCCGTCGCCGAACTGTCCCGGCACGGCACCACAGTTCTCGCGGTCCGCTGCGACGTCGGCGACGAGGAGGCCGTCGACACCGCGATGGCGCAGAGCGTGGAAGCATTGGGAAGACTGGATTCCTGCTTCGTCAACGCCGGGCTCGCCGGGACGGGCACCCGCTTCACCGAGACGTCGCTGGAGGAGTTCCGCCGCGTCACCCGGGTCGACCTGGACGGGGCCTTCCTCACCCTCCGCGCGGCCGCACGGGTGATGCTGGCGCAGGGCACGGGCGGCAGCCTGGTCGGCACGTCGAGCGTGGCGGCCGTGCAGGGCCAGCCGCGCGGGCAGGCGTACGCGGCGAGCAAGGCCGGGCTGACCGCGATGATCAAGTCGATCGCGATCGAGCTGGCCCGCCACGGCATCCGCGCCAACGCGGTCCTGCCCGGCTGGGTGCACACGCCGCTGGCCGCACCGGCGCTGGACTCCGAAGGGTTCCAGCGCCGCGTGCTGCCGCGGATGCCGGTCGGCCGCTGGGGCAGGCCGGACGACTTCGGCGCGCTCGCGGTGTACCTGGCGAGCCCGGCCAGCGCCTTCCACACCGCCGACACCATCACCGTCGACGGCGGCTACCTCAGCTTCTGA
- a CDS encoding acyl-CoA dehydrogenase family protein: MDFELPPPLRQRLAELDQFLEDEIWPLQRQDDNERFFDHRREFARTDFEAGGTPRPEWEALLEEMSARADRAGWLRYGLPQSVGGGDGSNLDMAVIREHLAAKGLGLHNDLQNEASVVGNFPFVHMFLAFGTAEQQEEFVEGMITGTKRVAFGLTEPDHGSDATWLETTAVRDGGDWVLNGAKRFNSGLHSATHDVIFARTSGEGGDPRGITAFVVPTGSPGFSVDFHWWTFNMPTDHAEVTLRDVRVPATAVFGEVGQGLALAQHFVHENRIRQAASGVGAAQYCIDRSVAYARERVTFGRPLAERQAIQWPLVELHTEAELVRALVRKTAWELDRTDHMLISDKVSMCNYRANRLVCDAADRAMQVHGGLGYTRHTPFEHIYRHHRRYRITEGAEEIQMRKIAGYLFGFAGPGKR, from the coding sequence ATGGACTTCGAGTTGCCCCCGCCGTTGCGGCAGCGGCTCGCCGAACTGGACCAGTTCCTCGAGGACGAGATCTGGCCCCTGCAACGGCAGGACGACAACGAGCGCTTCTTCGACCACCGCCGGGAGTTCGCGCGCACCGACTTCGAAGCCGGCGGCACGCCGCGCCCGGAGTGGGAGGCGCTGCTCGAGGAGATGTCCGCCCGCGCCGACCGCGCGGGCTGGTTGCGCTACGGGCTGCCCCAGTCGGTCGGCGGCGGTGACGGCTCGAACCTCGACATGGCCGTGATCCGCGAGCACCTCGCGGCCAAGGGCCTCGGCCTGCACAACGACCTGCAGAACGAGGCGTCGGTGGTGGGGAACTTCCCGTTCGTCCACATGTTCCTCGCCTTCGGCACCGCCGAGCAGCAGGAGGAGTTCGTCGAGGGCATGATCACCGGCACGAAACGTGTCGCGTTCGGACTGACCGAACCCGACCACGGCAGCGACGCCACCTGGCTGGAGACGACCGCCGTGCGCGACGGGGGCGACTGGGTCCTCAACGGCGCCAAGCGGTTCAACTCCGGCCTGCACTCGGCCACGCACGACGTGATCTTCGCCCGGACGTCCGGTGAGGGCGGCGACCCGCGCGGCATCACCGCGTTCGTCGTGCCGACCGGCTCGCCGGGGTTCTCCGTCGACTTCCACTGGTGGACGTTCAACATGCCCACCGACCACGCGGAGGTGACGTTGCGCGACGTCCGCGTGCCGGCGACAGCGGTGTTCGGCGAGGTCGGGCAGGGGCTGGCGCTGGCGCAGCACTTCGTGCACGAGAACCGGATCCGGCAGGCCGCGTCCGGGGTCGGCGCGGCGCAGTACTGCATCGACCGGAGCGTGGCGTACGCGCGGGAGCGGGTCACGTTCGGCCGCCCGCTGGCGGAACGGCAGGCGATCCAGTGGCCGCTGGTCGAGCTGCACACCGAGGCCGAACTGGTGCGCGCGCTGGTGCGGAAGACGGCGTGGGAGCTCGACCGCACCGACCACATGCTGATCAGCGACAAGGTGTCGATGTGCAACTACCGCGCCAACCGGCTGGTGTGCGACGCCGCCGACCGCGCGATGCAGGTGCACGGCGGCCTCGGCTACACGCGGCACACGCCGTTCGAGCACATCTACCGCCACCACCGGCGGTACCGCATCACCGAAGGCGCCGAGGAGATCCAGATGCGCAAGATCGCCGGGTACCTGTTCGGGTTCGCCGGGCCGGGCAAGCGATGA
- a CDS encoding SDR family oxidoreductase, whose translation MSVVVITGASSGIGAATARELAGAGHQVVLGARRVERLRELASEIGNAAYRRLDVTDAADVRGFVDWAVASHGRVDVIVNNAGVMPLSALDRLKVDEWNRMIDVNVRGVLHGIAAGLPVMRRQGGGHFVNVASIGAHQVSPTAAVYCATKYAVWALSEGLRQEAGPDIRVTTVSPGVTESELADSITDDDAAEGMRTYRAKTIPAAAVARAIAYAIAQPAEVDVNEIILRPTAQV comes from the coding sequence ATGTCAGTCGTGGTCATCACCGGGGCGAGCAGCGGGATCGGGGCGGCCACCGCGCGGGAGCTGGCCGGGGCGGGGCACCAGGTCGTGCTGGGTGCCCGTCGCGTGGAGCGGTTGCGGGAGCTGGCGTCGGAGATCGGCAACGCCGCCTACCGCCGGCTCGACGTCACCGACGCCGCGGACGTGCGGGGGTTCGTGGACTGGGCGGTGGCGTCGCACGGCCGGGTCGACGTGATCGTGAACAACGCCGGTGTCATGCCACTGTCCGCTTTGGACCGCCTGAAGGTGGACGAGTGGAACCGGATGATCGACGTGAACGTCCGGGGCGTGCTGCACGGCATCGCGGCGGGGCTGCCGGTGATGCGGCGGCAGGGCGGCGGGCACTTCGTGAACGTGGCGTCGATCGGGGCGCACCAGGTGAGCCCGACGGCGGCCGTCTACTGCGCGACGAAGTACGCGGTGTGGGCGCTGTCGGAGGGGCTGCGCCAGGAGGCCGGGCCGGACATCCGGGTGACCACCGTGTCGCCCGGCGTGACGGAATCCGAGCTGGCCGACTCGATCACCGACGACGACGCCGCGGAGGGGATGCGCACCTACCGCGCGAAGACGATCCCGGCCGCGGCGGTCGCGCGCGCGATCGCGTACGCCATCGCGCAACCGGCCGAAGTGGACGTCAACGAGATCATCCTCCGCCCGACGGCGCAGGTGTAG
- a CDS encoding crotonase/enoyl-CoA hydratase family protein, producing the protein MGGAVSYDEIIYQVSDGIATITLNRPSRLNAFTLEMAHELVAAFDEVDADDSVRVVVVTGAGRGFCAGADLERGAGTFNKDEIGEVTGFGDIDGVPRDAGGAVALRIAACKKVVIGAFNGPAVGVGVTMSLPMDIRIASENAKFGFVFARRGILLEAASSWFLPRVVGISQAMEWVATGRVFDAAEAREGGLVSRVVPADELIPAATAIAREVADNTSAVSVAVSRQLLWGMLGSPTPWDAHRADSRALLQMGAGKDAREGVMAFLEKRSPAFPGRVSDDYPDGVPPFPGTP; encoded by the coding sequence ATGGGCGGTGCGGTGAGTTACGACGAGATCATCTACCAGGTCTCCGACGGGATTGCCACGATCACGCTGAACCGGCCGTCACGGCTGAACGCGTTCACGCTGGAGATGGCGCACGAGCTGGTGGCGGCGTTCGACGAGGTGGACGCCGACGACTCGGTGCGCGTCGTCGTGGTGACCGGCGCCGGGCGCGGGTTCTGCGCGGGCGCGGACCTCGAGCGTGGTGCCGGTACGTTCAACAAGGACGAGATCGGCGAGGTGACGGGGTTCGGCGACATCGACGGCGTGCCGCGCGACGCCGGTGGCGCCGTGGCGCTGCGGATCGCGGCGTGCAAGAAGGTCGTGATCGGGGCGTTCAACGGCCCGGCGGTGGGCGTCGGCGTGACGATGTCGCTGCCGATGGACATCCGGATCGCCAGTGAGAACGCCAAGTTCGGGTTCGTGTTCGCTCGGCGCGGGATCCTCCTGGAGGCCGCGTCGTCGTGGTTCCTGCCGCGGGTCGTCGGCATCTCGCAGGCGATGGAGTGGGTGGCGACCGGGCGGGTGTTCGACGCGGCCGAGGCGCGTGAGGGGGGACTGGTCTCCCGGGTCGTGCCCGCGGACGAGCTGATCCCGGCCGCGACGGCGATCGCGCGGGAGGTCGCCGACAACACCTCGGCGGTCTCCGTGGCGGTGTCACGGCAGCTGCTGTGGGGCATGCTCGGCTCGCCGACGCCGTGGGACGCCCACCGCGCGGACTCCCGCGCGCTGCTGCAGATGGGCGCGGGCAAGGACGCGAGGGAAGGCGTGATGGCCTTCCTGGAGAAGCGCTCGCCGGCCTTCCCCGGCCGGGTCAGCGACGACTACCCGGACGGGGTCCCGCCCTTCCCCGGGACCCCGTGA
- a CDS encoding phosphotransferase family protein encodes MSELAEALRRRLGAEITGLRRLSGGASRETWAFEARPGGRLVLRRDPPGEGRPEEMALEAALIRAAGEAGVPVPRLVDHSTDTGVLGSPYLITSHVDGETIPRRLLRDPEFAGVRPGLAAELGRVAARIHAMPLVPGLSEVDPLDAVVRMYDALGQPLPSLEIGLHWLRAHRPGPSGDTVVHGDFRTGNLIVAPGGLAAVLDWELAHRGDPLEDLGWLCVKAWRFGSPLPAGGFGSRDELLDGYAEVAGFRPDPAALHWWEVFGTVRWGVMCLHQAERHLSGRTRSVELAAIGRRVCEQEHDLLCALGVPGGAGDAVAAATPDLHGRPSAVDLVEAVAEFLRTEVMPGTEGRLSFQARVAANVLGVVERELRLGAAQEARHGERLAALGFRSHAELAAALRTGRLDPFDETVLNAVREDVTDRLLVANPRYLDGG; translated from the coding sequence ATGAGCGAGCTGGCGGAGGCGCTGCGGCGGCGGCTGGGCGCGGAGATCACCGGCCTGCGGCGGCTCAGCGGCGGCGCGAGCCGGGAGACCTGGGCGTTCGAGGCGCGCCCCGGCGGGCGGCTGGTGCTGCGGCGCGACCCGCCGGGGGAGGGGCGGCCGGAGGAGATGGCGTTGGAGGCCGCGCTGATCCGGGCCGCCGGCGAGGCGGGCGTTCCGGTGCCGCGGCTGGTGGACCACAGCACGGACACCGGTGTGCTCGGTTCGCCGTACCTGATCACCTCGCACGTCGACGGCGAGACGATCCCGCGGCGGCTGCTGCGGGACCCGGAGTTCGCCGGGGTGCGGCCCGGGCTGGCCGCGGAACTGGGCCGGGTGGCGGCGCGGATCCACGCGATGCCGCTCGTGCCCGGACTGTCCGAAGTGGACCCGCTGGACGCGGTGGTGCGGATGTACGACGCGCTGGGGCAGCCACTGCCGTCACTGGAGATCGGGCTGCACTGGCTGCGCGCCCACCGCCCCGGGCCGTCGGGTGACACGGTCGTGCACGGGGACTTCCGGACCGGGAACCTGATCGTCGCGCCCGGCGGTCTCGCCGCGGTGCTCGACTGGGAGCTGGCGCACCGGGGCGATCCGCTGGAGGACCTGGGCTGGTTGTGCGTCAAGGCGTGGCGGTTCGGTTCGCCGCTGCCCGCGGGCGGGTTCGGCAGCCGGGACGAGCTGCTGGACGGGTACGCCGAGGTCGCCGGGTTCCGGCCGGACCCGGCCGCGCTGCACTGGTGGGAGGTGTTCGGCACCGTGCGGTGGGGCGTGATGTGCCTGCACCAGGCGGAGCGGCACCTGAGCGGGCGGACGCGGTCGGTCGAGCTGGCGGCGATCGGACGGCGGGTGTGCGAGCAGGAGCACGACCTGCTGTGCGCGCTCGGGGTGCCTGGTGGCGCCGGGGACGCGGTGGCTGCCGCGACGCCGGACCTGCACGGCCGGCCGAGCGCGGTGGATCTGGTCGAGGCGGTGGCGGAGTTCCTGCGGACGGAGGTCATGCCGGGAACCGAGGGGCGGCTGAGCTTCCAGGCCCGGGTGGCGGCGAACGTGCTGGGCGTGGTGGAGCGGGAGTTGCGCCTGGGGGCGGCGCAGGAGGCCCGGCACGGGGAGCGGCTGGCCGCGCTCGGGTTCCGATCGCACGCCGAGCTGGCCGCGGCGCTCCGCACGGGGCGGCTGGACCCCTTCGACGAGACGGTGCTGAACGCGGTGCGGGAGGACGTCACGGACCGGCTGCTGGTGGCCAACCCGCGCTACCTGGACGGCGGCTGA
- a CDS encoding enoyl-CoA hydratase/isomerase family protein: MTEEDPVLVSRAGAVATVTINRPHRKNAIDLATWDGLLDAFRETERDDAVRVVVVTGADGDFSAGADLGAERGGHPLTAMHRVNDVALALNEITKPTIAKVDGVAVGAGWNLALGCDFVVASERARFSQIFAKRGLSLDFGGSWLLPRLVGMQQAKRLALRAEMIDAAQARELGLVTWVKPAGELDSFVDELAAELAAAPPIALALSKKLLEEGASRTLREALEGEARAQAVNFATEDAPAAFEAFLGRTEAKYTGRWAVR, translated from the coding sequence GTGACCGAGGAGGACCCGGTCCTGGTGAGCCGCGCGGGCGCGGTGGCGACCGTGACGATCAACCGGCCGCACCGGAAGAACGCGATCGACCTCGCGACCTGGGACGGGCTGCTCGACGCGTTCCGGGAGACCGAGCGCGACGACGCCGTCCGGGTCGTCGTGGTCACCGGTGCCGACGGCGACTTCAGCGCGGGCGCCGACCTCGGTGCGGAGCGCGGCGGCCACCCGCTGACCGCCATGCACCGGGTCAACGACGTCGCACTGGCGCTGAACGAGATCACCAAGCCGACGATCGCGAAGGTCGACGGGGTCGCGGTCGGCGCGGGGTGGAACCTCGCGCTCGGCTGCGACTTCGTGGTGGCCTCCGAGCGGGCGCGGTTCAGCCAGATCTTCGCCAAGCGCGGGCTGTCGCTGGACTTCGGCGGGTCGTGGCTGCTGCCCCGGCTGGTCGGGATGCAGCAGGCGAAACGGCTCGCGCTGCGGGCCGAGATGATCGACGCGGCGCAGGCGCGCGAGCTGGGGCTGGTCACCTGGGTGAAACCGGCGGGCGAGCTGGACTCCTTTGTGGACGAACTGGCGGCGGAGCTGGCGGCCGCGCCGCCGATCGCGCTGGCGCTGAGCAAGAAGCTCCTCGAAGAGGGGGCGAGCCGGACGCTGCGTGAAGCGTTGGAGGGCGAGGCGCGGGCACAGGCGGTCAACTTCGCGACCGAGGACGCGCCGGCCGCGTTCGAGGCGTTCCTCGGCAGGACCGAAGCGAAGTACACGGGACGATGGGCGGTGCGGTGA